From the Planktothricoides raciborskii GIHE-MW2 genome, the window TGGCGCATGGGGGGCTTTTGCCCAAGCTACGGGCAAGATTTATCTGTCGCGGGAGTTGGTGAACGCGGGAGATGTAGGGGCGATCGGCTCTGTTCTCCTAGAGGAATATGGACATTATATAGATGCACAGGTGAATTATGAAGATGCACTAGGGGATGAGGGGGCACTTTTTGCCGCTTGGGTTGAAGGTCAGCCATTGAATGAGTCGGACATCTTGACCCTGAAAGCTGAAGATGATTCGGCGGTGGTGGTTTTGGATGGGCAAGAGGTGAGTATTGAGCAAAATATCTATAAACCTGGGACTAACGAAGATGACGTAATGTCAGGAACAGATGAAGCTGAGACGTTTGACACTGGAGAGGGAAATGATATCGTCTATGCTGGTGGTGGTGATGATAGTATATGGACTGGACCGGGGAACGATACAATCTATTGTGGAGATGGGAATGATAAAGTAATTAATGGAACTTCAGGCAAGAAAACTTTGTTTGGCGAAAATGGCGATGATTTACTGGAGGCTCTGCAGGAGGGTGGCTACCTGGATGGTGGACCTGGAAATGACGTATTAAGAGGCAACATAGGCAATGATACTCTCATCGGTGGCGATGGCTTTAATGTTTATGCGGGTGGAACTGGTGATGACATTTATACTGTAGATACAAATTCTAACGGCGGACGTATATGGGAAGAAGACGGTGGCAATGATACTTTAATCCTTGAGGGCGGCGGTACAATTTCATTAGCGCCCATACAAAACGGAATCATGGGATTGGGGCGACACTTTACCACATTACATATAGATTTAAACCAAGATGGGATTTCTGATTCTGGGGGGTATGGGATAAATTTAGAGATAGCAGGTTTTTTTTCAAGTGACGAGGCAACAATCTGTGAGCCTGGTATTGGTTTCATTGAAACAGTAGGGAATGTTTCTGGTCAGCAGATTTTGGATTATTTTTGCCAGAAAAAAAACACTCCCACCATATCGATTTCTCCTCCCATTACTAAAACCAAAGAAGGCGATCCACCATTATCGTTTGAAATCAAGTTGACAGAAGCCAGCGATCAAATAGTAACAGTCAACTACAGGACAGAAGATGGTACTTCGACTAACCCTAGATTCAATGCGAAGCAGGGTGAAGACTACAACTTTGCTAGTGGTCAGGTTGTTTTTACCCCAGGAACAACTAGCCAAAAAATAAGCGTTGCTACCAAGTACGACAAAGAGCCAGAGAGTCCAGGAGGAGAAGAATTCTACATAAAACTTGAACCAACCAATGCAAAACTTCCCTCGCCAGATTATCACGCGACTGTTTATATCTCTGATGGGGCAGACCAAAATAGACTCACAGACGAAGAAAAAAAATCATACAATAAAAGTGCTTTTTGGTTGGCACAGGGAGGAAATGGTTGTCTGGTATTATCTGAAATACTATTCAAAACTCCCGGAATGCAATATGAAGCAATAGGTTTCCGGATAATTGGATGGGCTCTTCTGTCAGCCAGTTTCTACTACGGTAAGTTAGCACTAGACCCCCCCGATCCCAATTTCACAACGATCGCCGAACCAATTACCCCTTCTCTATCTCAACAACCATTTACCGCCAGTGATTTGGGCAGCCAACAACTCGCCGATGCTGCTAATGCAATGATAGCGAATCAAACCCAATGGATTGGTGTTGCTCAAGCCTTACAAACATCCCTCGATCGCGCTGATGGTGCCGTTGCTGCTGGGGATGAAGCTTGGCAAAAACAACAAGAACAAGCCGCGCAAAAATATACCCTAGCACTAGGAGCATTAACAGACCCTCAACCTCAACTGTTTGCTGACTTCTTCAATGCCTATCAAGCTGCTGGACTTCCGGCCATAAATCTTACG encodes:
- a CDS encoding Calx-beta domain-containing protein is translated as MKSLTSDAELLNVQVSDALQDVENSLKSFATEGDYDAKMQGIFGDRLDGEKARVLAASWVAGDFSAFPAIEVRDSAEINGAWGAFAQATGKIYLSRELVNAGDVGAIGSVLLEEYGHYIDAQVNYEDALGDEGALFAAWVEGQPLNESDILTLKAEDDSAVVVLDGQEVSIEQNIYKPGTNEDDVMSGTDEAETFDTGEGNDIVYAGGGDDSIWTGPGNDTIYCGDGNDKVINGTSGKKTLFGENGDDLLEALQEGGYLDGGPGNDVLRGNIGNDTLIGGDGFNVYAGGTGDDIYTVDTNSNGGRIWEEDGGNDTLILEGGGTISLAPIQNGIMGLGRHFTTLHIDLNQDGISDSGGYGINLEIAGFFSSDEATICEPGIGFIETVGNVSGQQILDYFCQKKNTPTISISPPITKTKEGDPPLSFEIKLTEASDQIVTVNYRTEDGTSTNPRFNAKQGEDYNFASGQVVFTPGTTSQKISVATKYDKEPESPGGEEFYIKLEPTNAKLPSPDYHATVYISDGADQNRLTDEEKKSYNKSAFWLAQGGNGCLVLSEILFKTPGMQYEAIGFRIIGWALLSASFYYGKLALDPPDPNFTTIAEPITPSLSQQPFTASDLGSQQLADAANAMIANQTQWIGVAQALQTSLDRADGAVAAGDEAWQKQQEQAAQKYTLALGALTDPQPQLFADFFNAYQAAGLPAINLTVSDVIDYQNQLRANGLSPEMLQTLTELGADSVTQQEILQNLLTIDPNQVVSMGGGVFPNALIDNSFRDSIIASAAAFDQGIIGAGFTDGVVAITIPTPNVTSNGLATGLPPNANIPDTNLITLTDGPDTALPTVAAGQQILGLSGQDNLTGTTAADQINGNQGTDTINGSNGDDTLWGGKGSDQIDGGADNDLIYGNKDNDILNGGDGNDTLHGGQRRDILTGGAGDDILAGEIGQDILTGDAGNDTFILAGGEAAALSLPQADVIMDFTLGDKIGLAGGLAFADLTLETISLSLNSAAAITATALKVGENYLGIVAGIAPATLTADVFVGV